In the Candidatus Acidiferrales bacterium genome, one interval contains:
- a CDS encoding ATP-binding protein, which translates to MANLLQKMPTILVLAVLVGTFISLRKHSPSVRTRLWIFAWTLIFLHFFVQIFETHTGFVENIIESVDLAALDLAGVIFLVSLARSVDDHLRRNILLAILGPAATFHSFAITFGWQNRWALSGALAIFFFGIAGFALFAHEKRSRSNTILALLFMAVGIYTVRAQWKGDFNPGVHAILAMTFGVCGFLYWMRFPRRTAGVMTVSGGFYAWGAIFPIGALVDQFYPHMQVNQDLWNVPKFIVALGMILSALEEKSRIVEENGAREHAENALLTRFSRITSRLLSGADPATVCSEATDALTETVGVRRAAVILAHEDGLLVLAGSSGFSPAEQETLGRLAVHWSPGRVGELCAAGQKVASNSFQLPPNASIVSDGQSAAKSSDGSEIVVPLVTRRGTCLGWIVLLPIGTDGLNSSEVMKVEMLAADLAVTIENTRLHHQLVRSEKLAALGQLVAGVAHELNNPLTGIIGYSELLAEQVKDENASRKVAKLGNEARRMHRILSGLLRFARQNNSTERASNFEGILRDVLQLREFHVRKLGIDVQTEIDPILPPLSIGEDELKQILLNLLNNSCDSLEESRKRVIRIHASRRDGRVIFGFEDSGPGFLDLNRAFDPFYTTKPVGKGTGLGLSICYGIVRECGGDVHLANRQPYGASVTVEVPVATGHGMIHTTN; encoded by the coding sequence ATGGCCAATTTACTCCAAAAAATGCCGACGATTCTGGTTCTCGCGGTACTTGTGGGAACGTTCATTTCATTGCGAAAACATTCCCCGTCGGTGCGAACGAGGCTGTGGATCTTCGCCTGGACGCTGATCTTTCTGCATTTTTTCGTGCAGATTTTCGAAACGCATACGGGCTTCGTTGAGAACATCATTGAGTCGGTGGACCTGGCGGCGCTGGACCTCGCGGGCGTGATTTTTCTGGTTTCGCTGGCGCGTTCCGTGGACGACCATCTGCGCAGGAACATTCTGCTGGCGATTCTAGGGCCGGCGGCCACCTTTCATTCCTTTGCGATCACGTTTGGATGGCAGAACCGCTGGGCGCTTTCCGGCGCCCTGGCGATTTTCTTTTTCGGGATCGCAGGGTTCGCGCTGTTTGCCCATGAGAAGCGCTCGCGTTCGAATACGATTCTGGCGCTGCTCTTCATGGCGGTGGGAATCTACACCGTTCGCGCGCAATGGAAAGGGGATTTCAATCCGGGCGTGCATGCGATTCTGGCAATGACTTTCGGAGTTTGCGGTTTCCTCTACTGGATGCGATTTCCACGCCGGACGGCGGGCGTGATGACAGTTTCTGGCGGATTTTACGCATGGGGCGCGATCTTTCCCATCGGCGCGCTGGTGGACCAATTCTATCCGCATATGCAGGTGAATCAGGATCTTTGGAATGTTCCCAAGTTCATCGTGGCTCTTGGCATGATTCTCTCCGCTCTCGAAGAAAAATCGCGGATCGTGGAAGAAAATGGCGCGCGCGAGCATGCCGAAAATGCGCTGCTGACACGATTTTCACGGATTACTTCCCGGCTATTGAGCGGCGCGGATCCAGCGACGGTATGCAGCGAAGCCACGGATGCGCTCACGGAGACCGTGGGAGTGCGACGTGCGGCAGTAATCCTGGCGCACGAAGATGGTTTGCTGGTTCTCGCCGGATCGAGCGGATTTTCGCCAGCGGAGCAGGAGACTCTAGGGAGGCTGGCAGTCCATTGGAGCCCCGGGCGCGTCGGCGAACTCTGCGCGGCGGGGCAAAAGGTGGCGAGCAATTCGTTCCAATTGCCGCCGAACGCTTCCATTGTCAGCGATGGGCAGAGCGCGGCGAAATCATCCGATGGCTCGGAGATCGTCGTGCCGCTCGTGACGAGGCGAGGGACATGCCTCGGATGGATCGTGCTGCTGCCTATCGGTACCGACGGGCTGAATTCGTCCGAAGTCATGAAGGTGGAAATGCTGGCTGCGGACCTGGCTGTCACCATCGAGAATACGCGCCTGCATCATCAACTCGTAAGATCAGAAAAGCTGGCGGCGCTGGGGCAGCTTGTGGCAGGCGTGGCGCACGAATTGAACAATCCGCTGACCGGAATCATCGGGTATTCGGAATTGCTGGCGGAACAAGTAAAAGACGAAAATGCGTCACGGAAAGTCGCCAAACTCGGGAACGAAGCGCGAAGGATGCATCGAATCCTGAGCGGGCTATTACGTTTCGCGCGTCAGAACAATTCGACCGAGCGGGCTTCGAATTTTGAAGGGATTTTGCGCGACGTTCTGCAACTACGGGAATTCCACGTACGGAAACTGGGAATCGACGTGCAAACGGAAATCGATCCCATACTGCCGCCGCTATCCATCGGCGAAGACGAATTGAAACAAATTCTGCTGAATCTGCTGAATAACTCGTGCGACTCGCTCGAAGAAAGCCGGAAGCGAGTGATCCGCATTCACGCAAGCCGCCGCGACGGGCGGGTCATCTTCGGATTCGAGGACAGCGGACCAGGATTCCTGGATTTGAACCGCGCGTTCGATCCCTTTTACACAACGAAGCCCGTGGGCAAGGGGACCGGCCTGGGACTGAGCATTTGCTACGGCATCGTGCGCGAGTGCGGGGGAGATGTGCACCTGGCAAATCGCCAGCCCTATGGCGCGAGCGTGACCGTTGAAGTGCCGGTTGCGACCGGACACGGCATGATTCACACCACGAATTGA
- a CDS encoding ribonuclease HI family protein, whose protein sequence is MRHSSKSSPPSNARLFADSHADAAPAGVHIADIDGASRGNPGPAAYALVLRGPNGDKISELSKYIGRETNNAAEYYALIAALDYAAAHQIRALRVRSDSELIVRQMQGRYKVKNAELKSLHERAQKLSRALDYFVIEHVAREMNSEADALANLALDRTGSVSYRERMNAKMSKQGSNETSESGRVTARFSGGVFIPGEEVRLPEGATVELKFRISK, encoded by the coding sequence ATGCGACACTCCTCAAAATCCTCTCCGCCATCGAACGCGCGGCTATTCGCGGATTCTCATGCGGACGCAGCGCCGGCGGGCGTGCACATCGCCGATATCGATGGGGCGTCGCGCGGGAACCCCGGCCCGGCGGCGTACGCGCTTGTGCTGCGCGGACCCAATGGAGATAAAATTTCCGAGCTGAGCAAGTACATCGGGCGCGAGACCAATAACGCAGCGGAGTACTACGCGTTGATTGCGGCGCTCGATTACGCAGCGGCGCATCAGATTCGCGCGCTGCGCGTGCGAAGCGATTCCGAATTGATCGTGCGGCAGATGCAAGGCCGCTACAAAGTGAAGAACGCGGAGCTCAAATCGCTCCACGAGCGAGCGCAGAAGCTTTCGCGGGCGCTGGATTATTTCGTGATCGAGCATGTGGCGAGGGAAATGAACAGCGAAGCGGATGCGCTGGCAAACCTGGCGCTCGACCGCACGGGCAGCGTGAGCTACCGGGAACGGATGAACGCGAAAATGAGCAAGCAGGGCTCCAATGAAACATCTGAATCAGGGCGAGTCACCGCGCGCTTCAGCGGCGGGGTTTTCATTCCGGGCGAAGAAGTGCGGCTTCCGGAAGGCGCGACGGTAGAATTGAAATTCCGCATCTCCAAATAA
- a CDS encoding sigma-70 family RNA polymerase sigma factor, with product MMAEAALSMEVLVGLEAEVSRLRRGDLDALAELVTRYQHRLYRYLLRIVRQPAEAEDLFQQTWLRVATQIRHFDPHRSFEAWLFTLARNLAIDYLRRVRPESLDEREEKDYSTPASLRVSDPPALEVVIARERMQQIAEAMDALPVMYREVLALRFEEEMKLEEIAEVLNAPISTVKSRLRRGLESLRQGLEARFPGAEWQ from the coding sequence ATGATGGCTGAGGCGGCACTTTCGATGGAGGTGCTCGTGGGTCTCGAAGCCGAGGTTTCCAGACTTCGACGCGGAGACCTGGATGCGCTCGCGGAACTCGTGACGCGCTACCAGCACCGCCTGTATCGTTATCTGCTGCGCATCGTGCGCCAGCCTGCCGAAGCCGAAGATCTTTTCCAGCAAACCTGGCTGCGCGTCGCCACGCAAATCCGCCACTTCGATCCACACAGAAGCTTCGAAGCGTGGCTGTTTACTTTGGCGCGCAATTTGGCCATCGATTATCTCCGGCGCGTGCGTCCCGAAAGCCTCGACGAACGCGAAGAAAAGGATTATTCAACACCGGCTTCGTTGCGAGTCTCCGATCCCCCGGCGCTCGAAGTCGTGATCGCGCGCGAACGCATGCAGCAGATTGCCGAGGCTATGGACGCTCTGCCTGTGATGTACCGGGAAGTTCTGGCGCTGCGATTCGAAGAAGAAATGAAGCTCGAGGAAATCGCCGAAGTCTTGAATGCGCCCATCTCGACGGTGAAAAGCCGCCTGCGCCGCGGTCTTGAGAGCCTCCGTCAAGGGCTCGAAGCACGTTTCCCTGGAGCCGAGTGGCAATGA
- a CDS encoding zf-HC2 domain-containing protein yields MNEEKKMVEHDEIRELLSLAAAGGLDAKEDQRVAAHLRSCLACALALASWQALESGLRRIATPQAPAALVARTIALAQMRFVEESDRRSQRKVLALTIVFSWIFVALSWPLAQLLGHGWLSLLGFGFEQGWKNFAVFTAFCWIAGAAAAILLAMRRDRERRLA; encoded by the coding sequence ATGAACGAAGAGAAGAAAATGGTCGAACACGACGAAATTCGCGAGCTGCTGTCGCTCGCGGCAGCAGGTGGGCTCGACGCAAAGGAAGACCAACGCGTGGCAGCTCATCTGCGCTCCTGTTTGGCTTGCGCTCTGGCGCTCGCTTCCTGGCAGGCACTTGAGAGCGGGCTTCGCCGCATCGCCACTCCACAAGCACCAGCGGCGCTTGTCGCTCGAACGATCGCGCTTGCGCAAATGCGCTTCGTGGAAGAATCAGACCGCCGCTCGCAGCGCAAGGTGCTTGCACTGACCATCGTGTTTTCCTGGATTTTTGTAGCGCTCAGTTGGCCGCTGGCTCAACTTCTGGGCCACGGATGGCTCAGCCTGCTGGGATTTGGCTTCGAGCAGGGCTGGAAGAATTTCGCCGTCTTCACGGCATTTTGCTGGATAGCGGGCGCCGCTGCGGCGATTCTTCTGGCCATGCGCCGTGACCGCGAAAGGAGACTCGCATGA
- a CDS encoding zinc ribbon domain-containing protein, translating into MSFRKELCVIPRAAWIIAGFFYVGIATLAWFLVPTDHGMSQWPLEGQLAFIFLIPLFFFILIPLWGYVYGDAKRRGMRYVMWTLLAIFVTNFIGVILYFILRDPLPIECQSCHTAVLGKFTFCPNCGQALRPCCPQCGKSVERSWSNCAHCGTKLPGKA; encoded by the coding sequence ATGAGCTTCCGCAAAGAACTCTGCGTAATCCCACGCGCCGCATGGATCATCGCAGGCTTTTTTTATGTGGGAATCGCCACCCTGGCCTGGTTTCTCGTTCCGACCGACCATGGAATGTCGCAGTGGCCCCTGGAGGGACAGCTTGCCTTCATTTTCCTGATCCCGCTGTTCTTCTTCATTCTGATTCCGCTGTGGGGCTATGTGTATGGCGACGCGAAGCGCCGCGGCATGCGCTACGTGATGTGGACGCTTCTGGCGATTTTCGTTACCAACTTTATCGGTGTCATCCTTTATTTTATTCTGCGCGATCCGCTCCCGATCGAATGCCAGAGCTGCCATACCGCGGTTCTCGGGAAATTCACGTTTTGCCCCAACTGCGGACAGGCTCTCCGCCCCTGTTGCCCGCAATGCGGCAAGAGCGTCGAGCGCAGCTGGAGCAATTGCGCCCACTGCGGCACAAAACTCCCTGGCAAGGCTTGA
- a CDS encoding 4-oxalocrotonate tautomerase family protein, whose translation MNEEGPMPYVQITWVSGRTPEQKRKLAERITLALVEDGRAKRENVHVSFVDVPPTDYAEAGVVVADQKRMP comes from the coding sequence ATCAATGAGGAGGGGCCGATGCCTTATGTGCAAATCACTTGGGTCTCGGGACGTACGCCCGAGCAAAAACGCAAACTCGCCGAGCGCATCACTCTGGCGCTGGTCGAGGATGGCCGCGCCAAGCGCGAAAACGTTCACGTCAGTTTTGTGGATGTCCCGCCGACCGATTACGCCGAGGCTGGCGTGGTCGTCGCCGACCAGAAGCGCATGCCGTAG
- a CDS encoding nodulation protein NfeD: protein MKRASLFIALFGLLSLPVGSSFSATPDSSFVLLTVAGPIDPASADYISRGISGAESQRAAAVILQLDTPGGLDTSMRQIVQAEMNARVPVVVYVAPKGARAASAGCFIVLAADVAAMAPGTNIGAAHPIFLGGGTVSEKILNDAAAYARSIAAARHRNVDWAEKAVRESVSLSDLEALQQHIIDLTASDLPDMLRQLNGRTIHMAGGDITLSLAGAQQISVGMNWREQVLSTLSDPTIAYLLFLLGVLAIVVEVFAPHGFVTGSLGVVAVVLALIGLANLPVNLAGALLLILGMVLLGLELKITSHGFLTLAGLVAFIFGSFLLLPRLPGFRISIWAIAVVALLWVLILGLVVRLVLKARRAPAITGVQRVVGSIGTAKTELAPRGVVLVNGEDWDARADAPPIARGEKIEVVEIRGLTLLVRKVA, encoded by the coding sequence ATGAAACGAGCGTCCCTCTTCATCGCTCTCTTTGGCTTGCTCTCCCTGCCAGTGGGCTCCTCGTTTTCCGCCACGCCGGACAGTTCCTTCGTCCTGCTCACGGTTGCAGGGCCCATCGACCCGGCCAGCGCTGATTACATCTCCCGCGGCATCTCCGGCGCCGAGTCGCAGCGTGCGGCCGCGGTAATCTTGCAGCTCGACACGCCTGGGGGCCTCGATACGTCCATGCGCCAAATCGTCCAAGCCGAAATGAACGCGCGCGTTCCCGTTGTAGTTTACGTCGCGCCAAAAGGCGCGCGCGCCGCTTCCGCCGGCTGTTTTATTGTTCTCGCCGCGGATGTCGCTGCCATGGCCCCTGGGACGAACATCGGCGCGGCTCATCCGATATTTCTCGGCGGAGGCACTGTCTCCGAAAAAATCCTCAATGACGCTGCGGCCTACGCGCGCTCGATTGCCGCGGCACGTCATCGCAATGTGGACTGGGCCGAAAAAGCCGTGCGCGAAAGCGTTTCTCTTTCCGACCTCGAAGCGTTGCAGCAACATATCATCGACCTCACCGCCAGCGACTTGCCCGACATGCTTCGCCAGCTCAATGGCCGCACGATCCACATGGCAGGCGGCGATATCACACTTTCCCTCGCTGGCGCACAGCAGATTTCTGTTGGTATGAACTGGCGCGAACAGGTTCTCTCGACTCTCTCTGATCCTACGATTGCCTACCTTTTATTCCTTCTTGGCGTTCTCGCCATTGTCGTTGAGGTCTTCGCGCCCCACGGTTTCGTCACAGGCTCGCTCGGCGTCGTCGCCGTTGTGCTCGCGCTGATTGGCCTCGCGAACCTTCCGGTGAATCTCGCTGGCGCGCTGCTTTTGATTTTGGGCATGGTCCTGCTCGGGCTCGAGCTGAAAATCACATCCCATGGATTCTTGACTCTCGCTGGACTGGTCGCGTTTATCTTCGGCTCATTCCTGCTGTTGCCGCGCCTGCCCGGCTTCCGCATTTCGATTTGGGCCATTGCTGTTGTCGCGCTCCTATGGGTCTTGATCCTCGGCCTTGTCGTTCGTCTGGTTCTGAAGGCGCGGCGTGCCCCTGCAATCACCGGCGTTCAGCGCGTTGTTGGCAGCATCGGCACTGCGAAAACGGAGCTCGCGCCCCGCGGCGTCGTTCTCGTCAACGGCGAAGATTGGGATGCGCGTGCCGATGCGCCGCCCATCGCACGTGGCGAGAAAATTGAGGTTGTCGAAATTCGCGGTCTGACTCTGTTGGTCCGCAAGGTGGCTTGA
- a CDS encoding SPFH domain-containing protein: MDTGWIILIIVVVILLVALKFITDMIKIVREYERLVVFRFGRCIGQKGPGIIFLIPIVDKASWVDLREQYLEVPRQTCITKDNASISIDFLVYWKVSDPVQSVVQVQDFGGATRGIAMTTLRAVVGDLILDDVLAKREDINNVLRGKLDEVTTRWGGKITSVEIREIEPPKDVQDAMTKQMSAERSRRAMVTAAEGDRQAKITVADGEKQAAILKAEGDKQSAILRAEGYALALEKIFEVAKTLDANTMGLQYFETLKNLGAGPATKFIFPMEFASFLKPILNMASQAPPPTPSK, encoded by the coding sequence ATGGATACCGGCTGGATCATTTTGATTATCGTTGTCGTCATTCTGCTCGTCGCTCTCAAATTCATCACCGACATGATCAAGATTGTCCGCGAATACGAGCGTCTCGTCGTTTTCCGCTTTGGCCGCTGCATCGGTCAGAAGGGCCCCGGAATTATCTTCCTCATCCCTATCGTTGACAAAGCCAGCTGGGTCGACCTTCGCGAGCAGTATCTCGAAGTTCCGCGCCAGACTTGCATCACCAAGGACAACGCCTCCATCTCCATCGATTTCCTTGTCTATTGGAAGGTCAGCGATCCGGTGCAAAGCGTCGTGCAGGTGCAGGATTTCGGCGGCGCGACGCGCGGCATCGCCATGACCACGCTTCGCGCTGTCGTCGGCGATCTCATCCTCGACGATGTCCTCGCCAAACGCGAGGACATCAACAACGTTCTACGCGGCAAGCTTGACGAAGTCACCACGCGCTGGGGCGGCAAAATTACCTCCGTCGAAATCCGCGAAATCGAGCCGCCGAAGGACGTTCAAGACGCAATGACCAAACAGATGAGCGCCGAACGCAGCCGTCGCGCCATGGTCACCGCTGCAGAAGGCGACCGCCAGGCCAAGATCACTGTCGCCGACGGCGAAAAGCAAGCCGCCATTCTCAAGGCGGAGGGTGACAAGCAATCCGCCATCCTTCGCGCCGAAGGCTACGCCCTCGCTCTCGAGAAAATTTTCGAAGTCGCCAAAACTCTCGACGCCAATACCATGGGTCTTCAGTATTTCGAAACGCTCAAGAATCTCGGTGCCGGGCCGGCCACAAAATTCATTTTCCCAATGGAGTTCGCCAGCTTCCTGAAGCCGATTCTGAACATGGCCTCGCAGGCCCCGCCGCCCACGCCGTCAAAATAA
- a CDS encoding pitrilysin family protein encodes MNRTCFQKAITSSVLCFLSLSLPVLAQEKANPSGASRGAQTLQHGQQLPIQFHTLSNGLEVVTSEDTHVPVVNVQVWYHVGSKDEKSGHTGFAHLFEHLMFKGSAHVGPDEHSRIIEAMGGFDNAYTNDDVTVFYETFPSNYLERVLWLEADRMGSLNVDQKNFESERQVVEEEHRLRVDNSPYGRVQQDLYAAAFTVHPYHHTTIGSMADLDKATVEQVRAFHDIYYRPNNATLVIVGNFRPAEALAWAQKYFGGIPRSPQPIPRVAVKEPPQTDERTVTKEYPGVPLPAVVEGYKMPAKFTPDSYPLDLASNILAGGESSLLYRSLVYQQQIALEAEGFGNFTEDPNLFWVLAVMNPPHTAEEGEKALDAVLAQIKDQPVSVQELQKAKNQQISAFILGRETDEERASALGEAAVLGKNPNLVNSDLSRYEEVTAAQIKSVADEYFIPARETVLFYLPLKQPQSGQSGPSGSQQ; translated from the coding sequence ATGAACCGTACCTGTTTTCAAAAGGCGATTACCAGCTCCGTCCTCTGTTTCCTGTCGCTCTCGCTTCCCGTCCTCGCGCAAGAGAAAGCAAATCCATCTGGCGCTTCCCGCGGCGCGCAAACTCTGCAGCACGGCCAGCAACTGCCGATTCAATTCCACACCCTCTCTAACGGTCTCGAGGTCGTCACGTCCGAGGACACTCACGTCCCTGTCGTCAACGTGCAAGTCTGGTATCACGTCGGCTCCAAGGACGAGAAATCCGGCCACACCGGCTTTGCCCATCTCTTCGAGCATCTGATGTTCAAAGGCTCCGCGCATGTCGGCCCCGACGAGCATTCCCGCATCATCGAAGCCATGGGCGGCTTCGATAACGCTTACACCAACGACGACGTCACAGTCTTTTACGAAACCTTCCCCAGCAACTATCTCGAGCGCGTTCTCTGGCTCGAAGCCGATCGCATGGGCAGCCTTAATGTCGACCAGAAAAATTTCGAATCCGAACGTCAGGTCGTCGAAGAAGAGCATCGCCTGCGCGTTGACAATTCGCCTTACGGCCGTGTGCAACAAGATTTATACGCCGCCGCGTTCACCGTTCATCCCTACCATCACACAACCATCGGCAGCATGGCCGACCTCGACAAAGCCACGGTCGAGCAAGTCCGCGCTTTCCACGACATCTACTATCGCCCCAACAACGCCACCCTCGTCATCGTCGGCAATTTCAGACCCGCTGAGGCGCTGGCCTGGGCGCAGAAATACTTCGGCGGCATTCCCCGCTCGCCCCAGCCGATTCCCCGCGTTGCCGTGAAAGAGCCGCCGCAGACGGATGAGCGCACCGTCACGAAGGAATACCCCGGCGTTCCCCTGCCCGCTGTCGTCGAGGGCTACAAAATGCCCGCGAAATTTACGCCGGACTCTTATCCTCTCGATCTTGCTTCCAATATCCTCGCGGGCGGCGAAAGCAGCCTTCTCTATCGCTCCTTGGTTTATCAACAGCAAATTGCTCTCGAAGCCGAGGGCTTCGGCAACTTCACCGAAGATCCAAATTTATTCTGGGTCCTGGCGGTCATGAATCCGCCGCACACCGCTGAAGAAGGCGAGAAGGCTCTCGACGCCGTCCTCGCGCAAATCAAGGACCAGCCTGTCTCTGTCCAGGAATTGCAAAAGGCCAAAAACCAGCAAATTTCCGCATTTATTCTCGGACGCGAAACCGATGAAGAGCGCGCGTCGGCTCTCGGCGAAGCCGCCGTTCTCGGCAAGAATCCAAATCTCGTCAATAGCGACCTTTCCCGCTACGAAGAGGTTACCGCCGCACAGATCAAAAGCGTCGCCGACGAATACTTCATCCCCGCGCGCGAAACGGTTCTGTTTTATTTGCCGTTAAAGCAGCCTCAGTCCGGGCAGAGCGGCCCGTCCGGGAGCCAGCAATGA
- a CDS encoding pitrilysin family protein, which yields MSRPRCIFASFVAAAALCFALPSGAGAQQQSQSAAQSQDSSAQENQHGTGVVPPGVKLVPAMPPAQSAGLFQFLHADTRTLPNGLRVFVISDHRLPVVAVRLVLMSAGTIHDPKGMPGIASMTASMLTQGTQTRSAQQFAQAIDFVGGEVSAQADDDSTSAIAVVVSRDTDLGVDLLSDAVLHPAFSQGELDRQRQQALSGLRVEYSDAGYLASAVFDREVYGDSPYGWPGDGTPDTVAKITRDDLVKFHDSNYAPNESLLAFSGDITPERAFALAEKFFGSWQKKDVSTEQLSAPPAAHGLHFIVIDKPDAVQTQIRVGNPGIRRDNPDYIPLLVTNRIFGGGYNSRLNTEVRIKKGLTYGATSSFNANRFAGEFVAGTYTRTATTAEATKLVVDLISKMSSGDIAPSELKFAQDYLSGVYPIQSETAGDIASRVLAVAEYGLPADYNQTYQQRILSVTDSEVKEMATRYFDPDDLDIVLVGNASDFLSSLKADFSSAQWEEIPFNELDLLSPDLHQHASAAAPAPTPESLAHGHEILIEAARAAGGDLLRTVSTLEFTEKANIYTQQGALPITVKWQVAYPDKSHAQITLPMGEMSQVTDGKAAWRQTPQGVQDASPEALGEYQRGISLFGGWGLYQQAMAGQVQAQYLGQEDVDGKKADTVNWLASFGTIKLYFDAGTHLLIEAKYQPQGGETDQHWSDFREVNGLQFPYQSVTYRAGQKFTDSAVQEIQINPKLDPSIFVKPAAGAAAPQQQ from the coding sequence ATGAGCCGGCCGCGCTGCATTTTCGCTTCGTTCGTCGCCGCTGCGGCTCTCTGTTTCGCGCTGCCTTCTGGCGCTGGCGCGCAGCAGCAATCTCAGTCCGCCGCTCAGTCGCAAGATTCCTCCGCGCAGGAAAATCAGCACGGCACTGGCGTTGTCCCGCCGGGCGTCAAGCTCGTTCCCGCAATGCCTCCGGCTCAGTCCGCCGGCCTGTTTCAGTTCCTTCATGCCGATACGCGCACGCTCCCGAATGGCTTGCGCGTTTTCGTCATCTCCGATCATCGCTTGCCCGTTGTCGCGGTTCGCTTGGTGCTGATGTCCGCCGGAACCATCCATGATCCCAAGGGCATGCCCGGCATCGCCTCCATGACCGCCAGCATGCTCACGCAGGGCACACAGACGCGCTCCGCTCAACAGTTCGCGCAAGCCATCGATTTCGTCGGCGGAGAGGTCTCTGCCCAGGCTGATGACGACTCCACGTCCGCGATCGCCGTTGTCGTCTCGCGCGACACCGACCTCGGCGTCGATCTGCTTTCCGACGCCGTTCTTCATCCTGCGTTTTCTCAAGGTGAACTCGACCGCCAGCGCCAGCAGGCCCTATCCGGCCTGCGCGTCGAATACAGCGACGCTGGCTATCTCGCCTCTGCCGTTTTCGATCGCGAGGTTTATGGCGATTCTCCCTACGGCTGGCCCGGCGATGGCACGCCGGATACCGTTGCCAAAATCACGCGCGACGACCTCGTGAAATTCCACGACAGCAATTACGCGCCTAATGAATCTCTCCTCGCCTTCTCGGGAGACATCACCCCCGAGCGCGCTTTCGCTCTCGCCGAGAAATTTTTTGGCTCATGGCAGAAAAAAGACGTTTCGACAGAACAGCTTTCAGCGCCTCCTGCGGCCCATGGCCTTCACTTCATCGTCATCGATAAGCCCGACGCCGTGCAGACCCAGATTCGCGTCGGCAACCCCGGCATTCGCCGCGATAATCCCGATTACATCCCCTTGCTCGTCACCAATCGCATTTTCGGCGGCGGCTACAATAGCCGCCTCAATACCGAAGTGCGTATCAAGAAAGGCCTCACCTATGGCGCCACTTCTTCTTTTAACGCCAACCGCTTCGCCGGCGAATTTGTCGCAGGAACGTACACGCGTACTGCTACCACCGCCGAAGCCACAAAGCTCGTCGTCGATCTGATTTCCAAAATGTCCAGCGGCGACATCGCGCCCAGTGAATTGAAGTTCGCGCAGGACTACCTTTCCGGCGTGTATCCCATTCAATCCGAAACCGCCGGAGACATTGCCAGCCGTGTCCTCGCCGTCGCCGAATATGGTTTGCCTGCCGACTACAATCAGACGTATCAGCAGCGAATCCTCAGCGTCACCGATTCCGAGGTCAAAGAGATGGCCACGCGCTATTTCGATCCTGATGACCTCGATATCGTTCTCGTCGGCAACGCCAGCGATTTCCTCTCGTCACTGAAAGCCGATTTCTCCAGCGCGCAATGGGAGGAAATTCCGTTCAATGAACTTGACCTCTTGAGTCCCGATTTGCACCAACACGCGTCTGCCGCCGCGCCCGCTCCCACTCCCGAATCTCTCGCACATGGCCACGAAATCCTGATCGAAGCCGCGCGCGCCGCCGGAGGCGATCTCCTTCGCACCGTTTCCACCCTCGAATTCACCGAGAAGGCCAACATCTACACGCAACAGGGCGCGCTGCCCATCACTGTGAAATGGCAAGTCGCCTATCCCGATAAGAGCCACGCACAAATCACGCTGCCTATGGGCGAAATGTCGCAGGTCACCGACGGAAAAGCCGCGTGGCGGCAAACTCCCCAGGGCGTGCAGGACGCCTCGCCCGAGGCGCTAGGCGAATATCAGCGCGGAATCAGTCTCTTCGGCGGTTGGGGCCTCTATCAACAGGCCATGGCCGGCCAGGTTCAGGCGCAGTATCTGGGCCAGGAAGACGTTGACGGCAAGAAGGCCGACACCGTGAACTGGCTCGCCTCTTTCGGCACCATCAAGCTCTATTTCGACGCTGGCACGCACCTGCTTATCGAAGCCAAATATCAGCCGCAGGGCGGCGAAACCGATCAGCACTGGAGCGACTTCCGCGAAGTCAACGGCCTGCAATTCCCGTATCAGAGCGTCACCTATCGGGCGGGGCAGAAATTCACTGATTCCGCGGTGCAGGAGATCCAGATCAATCCAAAACTGGATCCGTCTATCTTCGTGAAGCCTGCCGCCGGAGCCGCCGCTCCCCAGCAGCAGTAG